The DNA window aggattttttttgaagtttttttttgttggactttgtttttttttcttactaggtacttcttttgatttttttttatcctaatctCATATAATGAACTGTGGGTTTGTCAAGTTACGttgagttgacttgagttttcttattcaacattatattttttgatttttttcatctttgacattaagttattagattttaaattttatatatatatatatatattttttttacagattgttttagttttataacctagtaaatttaatttaatttgtttcatatgatgaatattattttttttattaaaaaaatttgtaccGGCCTGTAGCTAGggtgatctatatatatatataaatattgttcaCAGCAAAAACGCTATTTCAGAGCTTGTCCTAGTGGTCTGGGCGGGGTCGGATTGGATTACTGGATCAAAAGGATGGCTAACAATAGCAGATCCATCATCAATATGCCTAGCCATAACGTTTCGCCTGAGAGGGCGACTTGCAGCAGCATGTGAAAGATCTTGTGCGTGGGCTTTTATTAAAATGGACAGACAGAGTTCATTCATGATTCATGGGCGGCAACTTCAGTGCGTTCTTCCACCTCCTCTCCATCCTAAacgtccttttctttttctcttttacaaaatgaaaaagaaaagctcaAATCCATTTTATAGGCTACCATTGTCTACTCTCAATCCCTCTTGCCCCGCATTGACAAGAAAAGACTTTCTTCCACCTCAAGGACTTGCAATCAACATCAAGCGTTCGTCCTCAAACACTCTAACATCCGATGGTTATAAATCCATCATGAATACAAGCCTTCCTGCCCAACCGTAACACTTAATCAAATCCCAGTTCCAATTCTGGCAAAGATTCTCTTCAGACAACTAAAGCAAAACGCTTTGCTCTCCGAGGAAGAAAAGAATTAGATAGACAGGTCACTGAATCACActcattaattaaaagataaaccAAATGTTctaaatttagaaatatattaatatattgtttttttaatttatctttaatataataatattaatatctaaaatcatataaaaaaactaattttttttttttaaatgttcaaAATCACTtcttaaacaaataaacaaaaacactcTTGATCCTGATCCTTCATCCAAAGACACCCACAACCTAAACTCAATAAACGAGGTCAAACGTATCATCTCGTAGAAATCATCCTCAACAAAAAGCACACAGTTGATAAAGCGTACGACATCGTTCAGGCACCTGCATCTTCGCTCTCAGATTAATCTTCTTTCCGTTTTTGACCCTATCCAGAATTTAAAATACCAATCCTACCATCATTCTTCTCGTCGAAAATCAAATGTCACTTCCCACACacaaataaaatccaaatccaTTCACGTACTAAATAAAAGATCTCAAACCCTAATTCACTAGGgtttttataattacaatattttttgatatcttcatctttaaatcaaatctaatCCTCTTATCCATTGTAATTACTGGATTAAATCTACCTGTATATACGCATGAAACCCTAAACTCGCCAAATTGCAAGCCATTTTGGATCTGCGATTCTGATTCTGATtctgattttttcttcaatggCGGATCAAGAAGAAGAGGAGTTGAGAGTGGCTctaagaatgagcatgcaaaaCTCGCCTCCTGAACCTAAGCGAAGCAAGCCGAGAGACGCTGGAGCTCCTGCGGCGTCACCAGAGGAATCGAGGCGGATGCAACGAGAGCTCATGGCAGCGGCCGCTGAGAAGCGGATGATCGCGACGAGAATTGCCTCCCCTTCTCCTTCGTTGTCGCATTcgccttctccttctccttcaccTTCACCTTCACCTTCACCTTCACCTTCGAAAGCAACAATTGATAGAAATCCTGGTAAAAGTGCGGACTGTGTTAGAAAGGAGGTGAATTTTGGTGCGAAGGAGGGGAATTCGGGACTGGAATTATCGAGTGAGGAAGTTAATCAGTTGTTTTCGATGGTGTTTGGGAGCGGAGTTTCGAAGGACATTCTTGCTCAGTGGAGTAACCAGGGCATAAGGTATTGGATAATGTGGTGACTTCCATATTGCAAATGGTTTTACATGTTTAGTTATGACACATTTTGATGGGTCATAATAGTGGATTTTAGCAATTTGATTCATGTTCAGCAACTGAAGTGGAGAAAAAGTGGTCTTATTGGTTCAGTGTAGTGATGAAAGGGTAGAACTGTGTGCTTTTAAGGGCTATCCCCATGGGGATCCCATAGGAATTTGTATACTAAATTATTTGTCTTACAACTTGTTTGAGATCTGGTTCGTTTTCAAAATCACGATGTTGCAGAAGTTTCATTGGCATACCCGTTATTGGCTAATATCATTTTGAACGTTCATATAGGTTTAGTCCTGATCCAGAAACATCTATGGGCCTAGTGCAGCATGAAGGCGGGCCCTGTGGCGTCTTAGCAACTATACAAGTAATCCCCTTGATTTCGAACTATGCTGTTTTTTCTGTTGTTGCTAGTATCTTTAATCAATTTCTACATTATGTGTTATATCGAATAAATCAAggattagttttttctttgtttctttcttgtgCTATGGGAAGAAGGGGGGTACGCATGAGTTAGAATGGTGCATGTGCATTTTATGCCGCTCTGCTTTTTGCCCTTGGATAAAGCTAATTAGAATTTGGATGCATTCCTTGATGGATCATTAACCATGGTGTGATGCTGAAGAATGGAGCTTTCTCTTGCCAGGCTACTTGAATGTCAATATGCAATTTCATCATAGATGTTTTGAtgtcatcttttttaaaattttcatgcttTAGGCGACAGTCTAGTCATtcatagaattgattttttaaatggatGTCTATGCCAttcaattttagatttatttataatcagTGTTGTCAAAGGCAAAAGGCGCTAAAAAGAGTCCAAGCCTATAAAATGCCCGAGGCGCATGCCTGAATGAACCAAGGTGATatgctataaattaaaaaaaagaagtaatattATACTatactatattatataaatctaaaatatatatcttcccAAATAAGATTAgatcaatagaaaataaataaaaaatataaaataccataacatAGTCATGTAAAGTTTTAACTGATAGTGGAATTTATGGGGGCTCATGACAAGCTGAAGTCATGGGCGTGTGAAAGAATTTAGTTAATTATCAAAGAAGCCAAATGCAGGGTGAGGATGCTACAATCACTGCTGCAGATTTCACAGAGATGAGAGAAAATGCTTTGAATTGAACATGAACATGAACATGAACATGAACATATTTAATCCCGGTAGGAGTTTACTAGAAATTTTGCTCGAGGTCAACTAAGCACCAGGAGCCATTGCCAAAATATTAGCTCTATCCGTTGATGTTAAGTTTTCTTCAACTAACATTTTCAGGCTTCCTGACACGGAAGATTGGTTGGATTCATCTAGTAGTCAGTATTAAAAATGGAGAAAGGCTGACTAAAAGTTATCTAATAGCTGATAGTTTATAGTAAATTTAGCTTTAATAggattataatatataagaatGATTCATGTGATTGATCATAATCTACATTGGGTTTAGCAGAGTTGAGTTTAGTTATTGTGTCATGTATCAATTCCCTGTGTTTGTTGGTGATAATCTTTCAAAACACTAGCTAACACATGTGTGATTTTGACAATCTGTTGTAAATCAGATGATTATTTTAACTatctaaatatttgaaataattgttATATCTTTTGACTTTGTGGCTATTGCAAAAAATTCTAGGCATAGCCCTTttcaaaaattgttttattttcaaatctttgGATTGTGTGTCATTAAGGGTTTAGAGAATTATAGGCTACCTCAAACTCAAGGTCCATAGGCCATAACCAaccatagtaaaaaaaattcacttcatAATGGTATTGAGCCATTGGCCTGATCATTTCACGATGCTATGGCTGGTTTTTTGAACTTCTCCAAAATGGAGGAGGGTTGGAGTTTGATTTCTTACTTGGAAATGGGTAGCCTCTGTTTTTGTATAAGGTAGTAATTGAAGTTATATAACTGTATCATTCATCATTCCTTTGAACCAGGTATTGGTTGCAATTTAAGTGTGCAGTTCTTAATCTCCTTATAccatttcatcttttattttagttttcttggtGCTATACtgatttgcaatattcatagcTTCAGAATCAGTTCAAAATCCTTATTGATTTTCTTACAATATTTTGTGGGGTTGTGCAGGCATTTGTTCTCAAataccttcttttctttccgAATGAAATAGGCAAAGTTACATCAAATGCGCCACAAAATTTAGGCCCTGGAAGATTGTCTAAAGGCCAATATGTTGCATCGGATAATTTTGGTTCTCTCACTGAAGATGCAAAAGCAAGGTGATTATAAACCATCGGTTAaatatcacaatggaagacctTATGCACTTAGAAATTTACCACTCATGGTTTCACATGGTTTTCCTCCTGCCTGTAGCCTACCCTTTTTTTCAGTTGCATTTAAAGCTTGGAGCTccattttttgtttactttcattTTATGCTATTATTTATGATCCTTTGATTTACAAACAACGAAATTGTGGTATTCATTCCTGAGATGTGCTCAGTTGCTTTTTAAGTGCCGTgaactgttttatttttaagttgtcACAGTTTAATAACTTCATATCTAAGGGTTTTCCATTGTTCTCAAGTGAGTTATTTTCTGCAATGATATTCTTTATCAGGGAATTCTGATTTATATGTATGGTTGAGCTATTACAAATTGCTAATTGGGTGTCATCAAGTTATTGATACAATGTTCCTTGAGTTTGTGATGGAGTTGGTTTCCTGGTGATGGATACCATATGAGGTGTATATGCTTTTTCCTGTTTATGCCACTTGATCTTTTGTAGAATATTCAAACCTCTTTGATCTTATATTTGCATGTGTCATGTGCAACTCAGtcctggttaaaatttaactttaatagCTTATGTTCCTGTGTACTTGAGGTTTTTGAATAATTTGCCACTGCATATATCTAGACTAGTGGGCAAGGTTTAACAGCAAGTAGTGGTTTGAAAACTTGTTATACCCTTGATTAACTATCAATTATGTGTAACTAGCGTTCTGCCTGTTTTAGTTGGAAATGAATGTCGGGATGCGTTGAAAAACTTATACGGTTCATGATCAATCTCTTATagaaattcatttatatttgctCACTTCTCCATTTTCATTTCATTGCTGTAATTTTTTCCCATTCACAGAGCCCTGGTCAAAAGCATGGGCGAGATATTGTTTATGTGTGGGGATAATAAAAGAGCTGTGATTGCCACTTTGAATGTTGTTGGCCTTGACACCAAGGGCTTTGCAAAGAACGAGGTAAGTTGGTTTAGGCTTGATATCAATGTACTTGCAATAATAAGTTTAGAGATTGATTTAGTGGAAACATCATGATTGTGATGACTATTTTGCACAGCtgttttggatatttatttGCTGATAGGGGTTGTCTTCTATCTTGCAGATTGTTGCAAAAGCACTTGAGGGTCTTTCAATTGAATCTGCCTTTGATTTGCAAAAAATTCTAAGAATCGAAACACATACATCACAAGCAAGTGCATTGCAGAAGCTCCATAAGGCACTTCCTGTTTTCCAATCTCGTATGGGGGCACTACTGTTCCTTATTTCTGCATTACTGTCCCGGGGATTGGTATGCTTACAAAGCTATCTCTTCATTTATATGCCCTTTAATATTTTCCCATTTGAGAGTTTGACCTAATCCTCATCATTTTATGCTTGGAAATGGGGGCATCGCTAGTCCATTTCAAAACCTATTCCTTTTGTGGAAGAAGGTAGGAGCGGGGTGGGATTGAGGTGTCtgagattttaatttcaaaGCCTTTTGAAATGGGAGTTTTGAGCTTTACTTTGGGGTTATGTTATGttagtagaaaaaaaagatggctTTGTCTTTCTCCAGTCTTATGCTGTAGATCTCTAACAGCCTTTTGAAGTTTCCTTGTGAATTAGTGGTTCTCCCTTTTTAAAATTGGATGCTTATGCCACTTATGCTTGAAAAATGTCTCTTCTATTCAGGACTCCATTCAATCTGACAGGGACGATCCCAGCCTTCCCCTAGTCACTGCACCTTTTGGGCATGCTTCACAGGTATAATACCCACATATTGATCTAGGTTGTGTTATCTCGTCCCCCTCTGCTTTGATGGTATCTGTCCTTTGGTTAATCTTTGAATACTGATTGAATTTTTCTGGGATGATTCTTTTGAACATTGTGAAACAGGAAATTGTGAACCTTTTGCTCTGTGGACAGGCTGTCCCTAATGTATTTGACGGTAGGATGGACTTGGGTGGAGGCATGTTTCTAAAGGGCATATTCACGAGTGTGGAAGTTGGATTTCTCACTCTACTAGAATCCCTCAATTTTTGTAAGGTTGGCCAGCATCTAAAATGCCCTAAATGGCCAATATGGGTTGTAGGAAGTGAATCCCATTATACAGTTCTATTTGCTCTCGACACCACTGTTCAAGATGAGAATGAGCTGGAAGAAAGGGAATCACAGATCCGGAGGGCATTTGATGCACAAGATCAGAGTGGCGGCGGTGGCTTTATCAGTGTTGAAGGTTTCCATCAAGTCCTTAGGGAAGCAGGAATTAGACTTCCATCCGAGAAACTTGATCACCTTTGCAGCACTGGCTTTATTGTATGGAGTGAGTTCTGGCAGGTTATTTTGGACTTGGACAAAAGTTTGGGAGGCCTTAAGGATTCAAGTGGGTTAATGGGTAAGAAGGTGTTTGATCTTTACCATTTTAATGGGATTGCAAAATCTGATTTAAATGGAAGCCACACAACCTCTGGGGGTGAAACACCAGTTCAGAGACCTAGGCTCACAAAATTGAGGGTTTCAGTTCCACCAAGGTGGACTCCCGAGGAATTCATGGCAGATGTGGTAGTGACTTCTGGGCCTGTTGGGAACGAATCAAGTGGTAAAGACACTGAGGTGACAAAACCTGAGCCTTCCCAGCATGCACCACTGGTGGACTGTATTAGAACACGCTGGTCGCGTGCAGTTTGCAATTGGGTGGGGGATCCGCCTAGTATAGTGTGAATGTTTACCCTTTTTGTGATCCTTTAGCGTGCTCCTGTCGGTGAAAACACAGATGGCATATAATCCAAgaacaatcacaaaaaaaattcagggtAAGGCATCCTCTTTTAAATTAagcagggggggggggggtttcaTGGTATTATCTATGGGTTCATGGTATTATCTTTTGCAAGTATGTGCAACACCATTTTCTGCTGTGGATTGTTGTAGCTTGCTCATTCTAATTCGATCTTGATAATGTTAGATACTCAGAAAGGGAGGTATACTGTCATGTTTAATGGCAATCTGATGTGTAAAATTCGTTTATATTGCCTTTGTGTTGATTTGGAAAGCCTTTGGCGAGGGATTGTAGGAATGCCAAAATAATCATGCATGTTCTTGCGGTTGAATATGTTGTAACAGTTAAACTCTGCCCTGGAGGAACGCGAAAGGGCAACGGAACAGAGTTTCTATTGGAGAGTTATTAGATCTAAGGAGAGATCCTGTTgtcatatttttactttttattcataatatttaacCATGAAATTCAGCAAACAGAAACGAATGGTTACTAGTATTTCATTGCTTCTATGGAACCAGCCTGGCGGATCCGGGGGGGCTGGAGGGGGCAGTCAGCCTTTTTGTTGCTAGGGCATATATGATATAGGGTAATGACTGCCCTCTGCATCGAAGCAGAAATATATAGACACGCGCGCACTTTTCTATGaatatctaaataatttttttagatcgaACTTTACATTTATTTGAGAATAGTTTGACACTTGTTTGAATTGAAAAggatgttaattattttagagtATACCAATGTTtggaacaattaaaaaactatttgtactcctattaaatatgaaattaattgatatgtttTGTATGATGAAATTATGTTGAGTATAATTCCAGATATTTAGTGgaagaataaataaaagaacttaGTAAGAAGCATGCCGTACTTTGTGTTTCTCATTATAAATGTATGAATGTTTATGGttgatagattattttaatatg is part of the Populus trichocarpa isolate Nisqually-1 chromosome 2, P.trichocarpa_v4.1, whole genome shotgun sequence genome and encodes:
- the LOC18096176 gene encoding uncharacterized protein LOC18096176 produces the protein MADQEEEELRVALRMSMQNSPPEPKRSKPRDAGAPAASPEESRRMQRELMAAAAEKRMIATRIASPSPSLSHSPSPSPSPSPSPSPSPSKATIDRNPGKSADCVRKEVNFGAKEGNSGLELSSEEVNQLFSMVFGSGVSKDILAQWSNQGIRFSPDPETSMGLVQHEGGPCGVLATIQAFVLKYLLFFPNEIGKVTSNAPQNLGPGRLSKGQYVASDNFGSLTEDAKARALVKSMGEILFMCGDNKRAVIATLNVVGLDTKGFAKNEIVAKALEGLSIESAFDLQKILRIETHTSQASALQKLHKALPVFQSRMGALLFLISALLSRGLDSIQSDRDDPSLPLVTAPFGHASQEIVNLLLCGQAVPNVFDGRMDLGGGMFLKGIFTSVEVGFLTLLESLNFCKVGQHLKCPKWPIWVVGSESHYTVLFALDTTVQDENELEERESQIRRAFDAQDQSGGGGFISVEGFHQVLREAGIRLPSEKLDHLCSTGFIVWSEFWQVILDLDKSLGGLKDSSGLMGKKVFDLYHFNGIAKSDLNGSHTTSGGETPVQRPRLTKLRVSVPPRWTPEEFMADVVVTSGPVGNESSGKDTEVTKPEPSQHAPLVDCIRTRWSRAVCNWVGDPPSIV